One Panulirus ornatus isolate Po-2019 chromosome 16, ASM3632096v1, whole genome shotgun sequence genomic window carries:
- the LOC139754198 gene encoding uncharacterized protein — protein sequence MLNHPKPATPAQLSSPFHTCPTVLAIPHLLNHPHHPTSDQPSPTPHVCPTHPIIPHLPNYAHHPTPASLFSPSHTCQTIPTILHMPHYFNHSTSAQLSPPSHICSTNSTIPHLPSHPHCPTPASHSPLSHICPTIPTFPHLSPHPLHPTPARPSVTSHTCPTIPNIPRLPSHPHHPTPFQPSQTSETCPNIPTILHILQYPHHPTSDQPSPLSYIGSTISTIPHLPNHPNHTTPAQQSPPSSTCPTIPAILHLPHHPHHPTSDQPSPTSYICSTIQTLPHLPNCPHHSTPAQPSPSSHTCFTIPPSLACRAIPTIPYLSYLPQHLTHALLSQPSCTCQTIPTILHLPYYSHHPTSAQLSPLSHIFSTILTTPHLPNHHHHPTLARPSPPSHACPSIPTILHLPHHPLHLSFAQPSPLSSTCLPIPAIPSLLNHLHHPTPAQPTASQSPPFHTCPTIPTVPHLPNYPHHSTPASPSQQSHTRQFILTTPHLPNHPHHPTPASPSPPSHT from the coding sequence ATGCTCAACCATCCAAAGCCTGCCACACCTGCCCAGTTGTCATCACCTTTCCACACCTGCCCAACCGTCCTCGCTATTCCACACCTGctcaaccatccccaccatcccacatctgatcaaccatccccaacaccccacGTCTGCCCTACTCACCCAATCATCCCACACTTGCCAAACTATGCCCACCATCCTACACCTGCCTCACTATTTtcaccatcccacacctgccaaACTATCCCCACCATCCTTCACATGCCTCACTATTTTAACCACTCCACATCCGCTCAATtatccccaccatcccacatctgttccaccaactccaccatcccacacctgcccagCCATCCCCACTGTCCTACACCTGCCTCACATTCCCCTTTATCACATATctgcccaaccatccccaccttcccacacctgtccccccatcccctccatccCACTCCTGCCCGACCATCCGTAacatcccacacctgccccaccatCCCCAATATCCCACGCCTGCCCagccatccccaccatcccacacctttCCAACCATCCCAAACATCTGAAACCTGTCCAAATATCCCTACCATCCTACACATACTTCAAtatccccaccatcccacatcTGATCAACCATCTCCACTCTCTTACATAGGttcaaccatctccaccatcccacacctgcccaaccaccccaaccataccACACCTGCCCAACAATCCCCACCATCCTCTACCTGTCCAACCATCCCCGCCAtcctacacctgcctcaccatccccaccatcccacatcTGATCAACCATCCCCAACATCCTACATATGCtcaaccatccaaaccctgccacacctgcccAACTGTCCTCACCATTCCACACCTGCCCAGCCATCCCCATCATCGCACACCTGTTTCACCATCCCACCATCCCTTGCCTGCCGagccatccccaccatcccataCCTTTCCTACCTTCCCCAACATCTCACGCATGCCCTACTATCCCAACCATCCTGCACCTGCCAAACTATCCCCACCATCCTACACTTACCTTACTATTCCCATCATCCTACATCTGCTCAATTATCTCCACTATCCCACATCTTttcaaccatcctcaccaccccacacttgcccaatcatcaccaccatcccacacttGCCCggccatccccaccatcccacgcCTGCCCATCCATCCCAACCATCctacatctgcctcaccatccccttcatctctcatttgcccaacCATCCCCACTTTCCAGCACCTGCCTCCCCATCCCCGCCATCCCAAGCCTGctcaaccatctccaccatcccacacctgcccaaCCAACTGCTTCACAATCCCCACCATTCCACACctgcccaaccatccccaccgTCCCACATCTGCCCAACTATCCTCACCattccacacctgcctcaccgtCCCAACAATCCCATACCCGCCAATTCATCCTCACCACCCCACATctgcccaaccatccccaccatcccacgcctgcgtcaccatccccaccatctcacACCTGA